The Candidatus Rokuibacteriota bacterium genome window below encodes:
- a CDS encoding epimerase, which translates to GADQRRAFCHVSDAVEAMRLLMGAQTAWGQIVNIGNDTEETRVEDLARLVLKMARIAPALERVPAPAGSVERRCPDLGRLRALTGFSPKIPLETGVAETFAWYRERREREGRPQ; encoded by the coding sequence ACGGCGCCGACCAGCGTCGCGCATTCTGCCACGTGTCCGATGCGGTGGAGGCGATGCGGCTGCTCATGGGCGCCCAGACGGCGTGGGGACAGATCGTCAACATCGGCAACGACACCGAGGAGACGCGCGTGGAGGATCTGGCGCGGCTGGTGCTGAAGATGGCGCGCATCGCCCCGGCGCTCGAGCGCGTGCCGGCGCCGGCGGGCTCGGTCGAGCGCCGCTGCCCCGACCTGGGCCGTTTGCGGGCGCTGACCGGTTTCTCCCCCAAGATCCCGCTGGAGACCGGTGTCGCCGAGACCTTCGCGTGGTATCGCGAACGGCGGGAGCGGGAAGGACGGCCGCAGTGA